A region of Myxococcus stipitatus DSM 14675 DNA encodes the following proteins:
- a CDS encoding DUF4129 domain-containing protein has protein sequence MAVSALELRPRNGIALMDAALHLCARSTGVWALTLPGGAAVIGAMMYLVEAVRMGKPLLVPSLLFTLAWFLRGASQGAACHHVQALLLEGQGEPQVWTSVKAALGRLPSLFFAVGYLFGLQALLLLLTLGLGFLLLSAQSVSFAAVMQGRGKLWRLYDQCSRLLGPARGTAMAVRFLMGVQVLVFFNLHIALNFALMLTRKLVGIDLTFAERFASLDNVQWVLFLVALTFALFEPVRAATSTLLLVDGRVRSEGLDLLASVQQLPERNKARPPGVRGAAVLAVVLGLGLLVPTPARAEDEVEPRAPVTSARDASQRLSKVSSACEGPAPEKDERFARMAELSTAERGKLDRLVRAVERQAYDDEDCDSALLTLEQGLTQATGTLEAQTHANARAAADRARDILARPEFAVAPPRADDAEEPSAPPQMSWWTQFTTWLAKLLEDLFERDTPSTPPQALPSPGLVSGGQLADALVVVLVGLTVAVLGAVLWRALRKVRPTDEGSGLDVSTLDAATLARDPAHALSRPPEGWAQLADELAARGNYREAVRGLYLALLSRLHRDGDILYDVTLSNWDYLRQFKGRSEWKPRFRELTLRFDFAWYGNTPVTSTGYQEFRALTAPMLSAAPEAPGA, from the coding sequence ATGGCGGTCTCCGCGCTCGAGCTGCGTCCCCGCAACGGCATCGCGCTGATGGATGCCGCGCTGCACCTGTGTGCTCGGAGCACGGGCGTGTGGGCGCTCACGCTCCCGGGGGGCGCCGCCGTCATCGGCGCCATGATGTACCTGGTGGAAGCCGTGCGGATGGGCAAGCCCCTGCTGGTGCCCTCGCTCCTCTTCACGCTGGCGTGGTTCCTCCGGGGCGCGAGCCAGGGCGCCGCCTGCCACCACGTGCAGGCGCTGCTGCTGGAAGGTCAGGGCGAGCCCCAGGTCTGGACCTCCGTGAAGGCCGCGCTGGGGCGACTGCCCTCACTCTTCTTCGCGGTGGGCTATCTGTTCGGCCTCCAGGCCCTGCTGCTGCTGCTGACGCTCGGGCTGGGCTTCCTGCTGCTCTCGGCGCAGAGCGTGAGCTTCGCGGCGGTGATGCAGGGGCGAGGCAAGCTCTGGCGGCTGTATGACCAGTGCTCGCGGCTGCTCGGGCCCGCCCGGGGCACCGCGATGGCGGTGCGGTTCCTGATGGGCGTGCAGGTGCTGGTCTTCTTCAACCTGCACATCGCGCTCAACTTCGCGCTGATGCTGACGCGCAAGCTGGTGGGCATCGACCTGACGTTCGCGGAGCGCTTCGCCTCGCTGGACAACGTGCAGTGGGTGCTGTTCCTCGTGGCCCTGACGTTCGCCCTCTTCGAGCCTGTCCGCGCCGCGACCTCCACCCTGCTGCTGGTGGACGGACGGGTGCGCTCGGAGGGGCTCGACCTGCTGGCCTCCGTGCAGCAACTGCCGGAGCGGAACAAGGCCAGACCGCCCGGGGTGCGTGGCGCCGCGGTGCTCGCGGTGGTGTTGGGCCTGGGCTTGCTCGTCCCCACTCCCGCGCGCGCGGAAGACGAGGTGGAGCCGCGCGCGCCCGTCACCTCCGCGCGCGATGCGTCCCAGCGGCTGAGCAAGGTGTCCAGCGCCTGTGAAGGCCCCGCTCCCGAGAAGGACGAGCGCTTCGCGCGCATGGCGGAGCTGAGCACGGCCGAGCGCGGCAAGCTGGACCGGCTGGTGCGCGCCGTGGAGCGCCAGGCCTACGACGACGAGGACTGCGACTCCGCGCTGCTCACCCTCGAGCAGGGGCTGACGCAGGCGACGGGGACGCTGGAGGCGCAGACTCACGCGAACGCGAGGGCCGCGGCCGACCGGGCACGCGACATCCTGGCGCGGCCGGAGTTCGCGGTGGCCCCTCCCCGCGCCGACGACGCGGAGGAGCCCTCGGCGCCGCCGCAGATGAGCTGGTGGACGCAGTTCACCACGTGGCTGGCCAAGCTCCTCGAGGACCTCTTCGAGCGGGATACGCCCTCCACGCCTCCGCAGGCGCTCCCGTCTCCGGGCCTCGTCAGCGGCGGACAGCTGGCGGATGCGCTCGTGGTGGTGCTGGTCGGGCTCACCGTGGCGGTGCTCGGCGCGGTGCTGTGGCGCGCGCTGCGCAAGGTGCGGCCGACGGATGAGGGCTCGGGGCTGGACGTGTCCACCCTGGACGCCGCGACGCTCGCCAGAGACCCGGCCCATGCGCTGTCCCGACCGCCCGAGGGCTGGGCGCAGCTGGCGGATGAGCTGGCCGCGCGAGGCAACTACCGTGAGGCGGTGCGAGGGCTCTACCTGGCGCTGCTGTCCCGACTGCACCGCGATGGCGACATCCTGTACGACGTGACGCTGTCCAACTGGGACTACCTGCGCCAGTTCAAGGGCCGCTCGGAATGGAAGCCTCGCTTCCGCGAACTGACGCTGCGCTTCGACTTCGCCTGGTACGGCAATACCCCTGTCACCAGCACGGGCTACCAGGAGTTCCGCGCGCTCACCGCCCCCATGCTGTCGGCGGCGCCGGAGGCCCCCGGTGCGTGA
- a CDS encoding stage II sporulation protein M, whose product MEMAEFIEARRPHWEKLQKLLDQSEVQGLRGLSLDDARALGKLYRSVSSDLLWVRARSGSADVSAYLNDLVGRAYALTYPGRRPRMADVWSFVSRGFPALFRREWRMYVAALLLLLAGAGFGYLGMLVDPDAAPYLVPAEHLDLDPTRRAAEEAVDQDMTVSQQAQFSSFLFTHNIQVAFLAFALGATMGLGTAVMLFVNGLFLGALAQVYAAKGLAGWFWAWILPHGIPEITAICIAGAAGLVIARAMVAPKGLQRRQALRVEAVTAVRLLFGTLALFVLAGFIEGTVSQIHPPKLSVAFKVTFALVVGSGVYSYLLSDWLRGGAPEDSRPVA is encoded by the coding sequence ATGGAGATGGCGGAGTTCATCGAGGCGCGGCGACCCCACTGGGAGAAGCTCCAGAAGCTGCTGGACCAGTCCGAGGTCCAGGGCTTGCGCGGGCTGAGCCTCGACGACGCCCGGGCGTTGGGGAAGCTGTACCGCTCCGTGTCGAGTGACTTGCTGTGGGTCCGCGCGCGCAGTGGCTCCGCGGACGTGAGCGCGTACCTGAATGACCTGGTGGGCCGCGCCTATGCGCTCACCTATCCAGGACGTCGCCCGAGGATGGCGGACGTGTGGAGCTTCGTGTCGCGAGGCTTCCCCGCCCTCTTCCGCCGCGAGTGGCGCATGTACGTGGCGGCGCTGCTGCTCCTCCTGGCGGGCGCGGGCTTTGGCTACCTGGGCATGCTGGTGGACCCGGACGCCGCCCCCTACCTGGTGCCGGCGGAGCACCTGGACCTGGACCCGACGAGGCGCGCGGCCGAGGAGGCGGTGGACCAGGACATGACGGTGTCCCAGCAGGCCCAGTTCTCGTCCTTCCTCTTCACGCACAACATCCAGGTGGCCTTCCTGGCCTTCGCGTTGGGCGCGACGATGGGGCTGGGCACCGCGGTGATGCTCTTCGTCAACGGCCTGTTCCTGGGGGCGCTGGCGCAGGTGTATGCGGCCAAGGGCCTGGCCGGTTGGTTCTGGGCCTGGATCCTCCCGCACGGCATTCCCGAAATCACGGCCATCTGCATCGCGGGCGCGGCGGGCCTGGTCATCGCCCGCGCGATGGTGGCCCCCAAGGGGCTCCAGCGGCGGCAGGCGCTGCGCGTCGAGGCGGTGACGGCGGTGAGGCTGCTGTTCGGGACGCTCGCGCTGTTCGTGCTCGCGGGCTTCATCGAGGGGACGGTGTCGCAGATCCACCCGCCCAAGCTGTCGGTGGCCTTCAAGGTGACGTTCGCGCTCGTGGTGGGCTCGGGCGTGTACTCCTACCTGCTGTCCGACTGGCTGAGGGGTGGGGCGCCGGAGGACTCGCGTCCTGTCGCCTGA
- a CDS encoding DUF4350 domain-containing protein translates to MRDRFPLLVVGGLVLTVVLASQLVKGARRGEFADTLSTYRAQEDGARALFLLAEESGLPVTRRMADMRVPSTGDATLVLLGVEVEDSREDDLEQTQLAAEPDAGLDDEHTPRTGFNTFRAAHVDNLEVTELLTRVAAGGSVVYVPWGSRENPLLDALGVKLTKADTTLPMRTLVPPLSTPYTLGVERVEVKVQAYLELPGTAVPVLEDERLGRMVAAVIPHGQGRVLVVGAPELAMNVALARADNAQFWLSALAALGSGPYEFDEFHHGFTNERSVVDFARRYGLHFAVLQLLAGVALWSVALKRFGRPRPPLESARVGATDALFAMARLYREGRHHGFAAKLLSKGLTQELALHAGLPAHASPGVVSEALEERGRQDLARGLDDMTARAESATSDNDLQQLAAHAASLRQSIHPAGKPRRSPPGTP, encoded by the coding sequence GTGCGTGACCGCTTCCCCTTGTTGGTGGTGGGCGGCCTGGTGCTCACCGTCGTGCTGGCCTCGCAGCTGGTGAAGGGCGCGCGCCGAGGCGAGTTCGCCGACACGCTGTCCACCTACCGCGCGCAGGAGGACGGCGCGCGCGCGCTGTTCCTGCTGGCCGAGGAGAGTGGCCTGCCGGTGACTCGCCGCATGGCGGACATGCGTGTCCCCAGCACCGGCGACGCGACGCTGGTGCTGCTGGGCGTGGAGGTCGAGGACTCGCGAGAGGACGACCTGGAGCAGACGCAGCTCGCCGCGGAGCCGGATGCGGGGCTGGACGACGAGCACACGCCCAGGACGGGCTTCAATACGTTCCGCGCCGCCCACGTGGACAACCTCGAGGTGACGGAGTTGCTCACGCGGGTCGCCGCGGGGGGCTCGGTGGTCTACGTGCCCTGGGGCTCTCGGGAGAATCCGCTGCTGGATGCCCTGGGGGTGAAGCTCACCAAGGCGGACACGACGCTGCCCATGCGCACGCTGGTGCCTCCCCTCTCCACGCCGTACACGCTGGGCGTGGAGCGCGTGGAGGTGAAGGTGCAGGCGTATCTGGAGCTGCCCGGGACGGCGGTTCCGGTGCTGGAGGATGAGCGGCTGGGCCGCATGGTGGCCGCGGTCATCCCCCACGGACAGGGCCGCGTGCTGGTGGTGGGCGCGCCGGAGCTGGCCATGAACGTGGCGCTGGCGCGCGCGGACAATGCGCAGTTCTGGCTCTCCGCGCTGGCGGCGCTGGGCTCCGGCCCCTACGAGTTCGACGAGTTCCACCACGGCTTCACCAACGAGCGCTCGGTGGTGGACTTCGCGCGCCGCTACGGCCTGCACTTCGCGGTGCTCCAGCTCCTCGCGGGCGTGGCGCTGTGGTCCGTGGCGCTCAAGCGCTTCGGCCGGCCTCGGCCGCCCCTCGAGTCCGCGCGCGTGGGCGCCACCGACGCGCTGTTCGCCATGGCGCGGCTGTACCGCGAAGGCCGGCACCATGGCTTCGCCGCGAAGCTGCTGTCCAAGGGCCTCACGCAGGAGCTGGCCCTCCACGCGGGACTGCCCGCGCACGCGTCGCCCGGCGTGGTCTCCGAGGCCCTCGAGGAGCGCGGACGCCAGGACCTGGCCCGCGGCCTGGACGACATGACGGCGCGCGCCGAGTCGGCCACCAGCGACAACGACCTTCAGCAGCTCGCCGCCCACGCGGCGAGTCTCCGCCAGAGCATCCACCCCGCCGGGAAGCCCCGGCGCAGCCCTCCTGGAACACCATGA
- a CDS encoding DUF58 domain-containing protein, producing MIPTGRLWALFALLAIPMMAAGFFPGLGGAVLVLDVLALLLALVDFLVARSARLEVRRVLPQRLNVGVPNKVELRVVHRGGHPVHVQLKDGVPESFTAKPDEAPLELPPDSETRWVYRVTPSKRGRFDFGAVYARVRGPLGLVFHEREFPAAQAISVYPDLRGANRLLLSGATLDLVNLGLRQLRRDGRGSEFARLRDYAQGDSARDVDWKATARRGKPVTRVLESERSQSILICVDAGRSMAAQVDGLTKLDHAVNAALFLAFVAVRNGDRVGLAVFADGVKTYLPPAAGRGQYRKMVDALYSTTPSLTYVDYLALFKELNVRLHRRSLLCVFTDFLDEEQAATLVAPLHRLARRHVPLCLSVKDTALQKLLRTPPPGPEESFQHAVASELLMDREQLKARVSQGGVQMLDVQPDDLSLAAVNRYLDIKARGVL from the coding sequence GTGATTCCCACCGGGCGCCTCTGGGCCCTGTTCGCGCTCCTGGCGATTCCCATGATGGCCGCGGGGTTCTTCCCGGGCCTGGGCGGAGCCGTGCTGGTCCTCGACGTGCTGGCGCTGCTGCTGGCCCTGGTGGACTTCCTCGTCGCGCGTTCGGCGCGGCTGGAGGTCCGTCGCGTGCTGCCCCAGCGCCTCAACGTGGGCGTGCCCAACAAGGTGGAGCTGCGCGTGGTGCACCGGGGTGGCCACCCGGTGCACGTGCAGCTGAAGGACGGCGTGCCCGAGTCCTTCACCGCGAAGCCGGACGAGGCGCCCCTGGAGCTGCCACCCGACAGCGAGACGCGCTGGGTGTACCGCGTGACGCCGTCCAAGCGAGGCCGCTTCGACTTCGGCGCCGTGTACGCGCGCGTCCGAGGTCCGTTGGGCCTGGTGTTCCACGAGCGGGAGTTCCCCGCCGCGCAAGCCATCTCCGTGTACCCGGACCTGCGAGGCGCCAACCGGCTCCTGTTGTCCGGAGCCACGCTGGACCTGGTGAACCTGGGCCTGCGCCAGCTGCGCCGCGACGGACGAGGCAGTGAGTTCGCCCGCCTGCGCGACTACGCCCAGGGCGACAGCGCCCGAGACGTGGACTGGAAGGCCACGGCCCGTCGAGGCAAGCCCGTGACGCGCGTGCTGGAGTCGGAGCGCTCGCAGTCCATCCTCATCTGCGTCGACGCGGGGCGCTCGATGGCGGCGCAGGTGGACGGGCTCACCAAGCTGGACCACGCGGTGAACGCCGCGCTCTTCCTGGCCTTCGTCGCCGTGCGCAATGGGGACCGCGTGGGCCTGGCCGTCTTCGCCGATGGCGTGAAGACCTACCTGCCGCCCGCAGCGGGCCGAGGCCAGTACCGGAAGATGGTGGACGCGCTCTACTCCACCACGCCCAGCCTCACGTACGTGGACTACCTGGCCCTCTTCAAGGAGCTCAACGTCCGCCTGCACCGGCGAAGCCTGCTGTGCGTCTTCACCGACTTCCTGGACGAGGAGCAGGCCGCCACCCTGGTCGCCCCGCTCCACCGCCTGGCGCGCCGCCACGTGCCGCTCTGCTTGTCGGTGAAGGACACCGCGCTCCAGAAGCTGCTGCGGACGCCTCCGCCCGGGCCCGAGGAGTCCTTCCAACACGCCGTCGCCTCGGAGCTGCTCATGGACCGCGAGCAGCTCAAGGCGCGGGTGAGCCAGGGCGGCGTGCAGATGCTCGACGTGCAGCCCGACGACCTGAGCCTCGCGGCCGTCAATCGCTACCTCGACATCAAGGCGCGGGGCGTACTGTAG
- a CDS encoding AAA family ATPase yields MNATTPASPLAPSGSAVKAAHAIREGVLSEVRKAVVGQDEVLELMLCGLIAGGHVLLEGVPGVAKTLMAKALARSIGSDFKRIQFTPDLMPADILGTSIFDLKTQAFVLVRGPIFTDLLLADEINRAPAKTQSALLEAMQERGVSLEGRHQPLSPLFTVFATQNPVESEGTYPLPEAQLDRFLLKIDVGYPAPEEEDAILASVHRGFDAGDLTRAGVGAAVTKDGLLAARAALNEVNVETPVLAYIRKLVAATRTSSRIRLGAGPRAGVHLLLASKALAALRGRDFVTPDDVRFLAGPVLKHRLLLSPDAELDGATASDVLREVVQAVEVPR; encoded by the coding sequence ATGAACGCGACAACCCCCGCCTCCCCTCTCGCCCCGAGCGGCTCCGCCGTGAAGGCCGCCCACGCCATTCGCGAGGGCGTGTTGTCCGAGGTGCGCAAGGCCGTCGTGGGCCAGGACGAGGTGCTGGAGCTGATGCTCTGCGGCCTCATCGCGGGAGGCCACGTGCTGCTGGAGGGCGTGCCCGGCGTGGCCAAGACGCTGATGGCCAAGGCGCTGGCGCGAAGCATCGGCTCCGACTTCAAGCGCATCCAGTTCACCCCGGACCTGATGCCCGCGGACATCCTGGGCACCAGCATCTTCGACCTCAAGACGCAGGCCTTCGTGTTGGTGCGAGGCCCCATCTTCACGGACCTGCTCCTCGCGGATGAAATCAACCGCGCGCCCGCCAAGACGCAGTCCGCGCTGCTGGAGGCCATGCAGGAGCGCGGCGTGTCTCTGGAGGGACGCCACCAGCCGCTGTCGCCGCTCTTCACGGTGTTCGCCACGCAGAACCCGGTGGAGTCGGAGGGCACGTATCCCCTGCCCGAGGCGCAGCTGGACCGCTTCCTCCTGAAGATTGACGTGGGCTATCCCGCGCCGGAGGAGGAGGACGCGATTCTCGCCTCCGTGCACCGGGGCTTCGACGCGGGAGACCTGACGCGCGCCGGAGTGGGCGCGGCGGTGACGAAGGACGGGCTGCTCGCCGCGCGCGCCGCGCTCAACGAGGTCAACGTGGAGACGCCGGTCCTCGCGTACATCCGCAAGCTGGTGGCGGCGACGCGCACGTCCAGCCGCATCCGCCTGGGCGCGGGGCCTCGCGCGGGCGTGCACCTGCTCCTGGCCTCCAAGGCCCTGGCGGCACTGCGCGGGCGCGACTTCGTCACCCCGGATGACGTGCGCTTCCTCGCGGGTCCCGTGCTCAAGCACCGCCTGCTGCTGTCGCCGGACGCGGAGCTGGACGGGGCCACGGCCTCGGATGTCCTGCGCGAGGTGGTGCAGGCTGTCGAGGTCCCCCGGTGA
- the rho gene encoding transcription termination factor Rho, with translation MSENSDNRDPRDAPPMPAAARPVPPPEADDDGGDDGDDEGGDEGDIAGGAAASGGAPGGQPGQAGGRRRRRRRRRRGAQVLFTPEGQAYRMQPGADGQQVQVFLTPQELEQYKQRLAQQQAQQQQPQQQQQQQQGHGGGQPHQRQHHGGQQNPQAQQSNLAPVEGVLDTEAKGPNAFLRQVKRNLLAAPDDPELPKNLVQKLRLRQGQYLTAFAQMRGHKGIIQKVDTVDGRPLEGAPRLPHFADLTSVDPTERLKLECGHKEMVTRVLDLISPIGKGQRALIVAPPKTGKTIMLQRIAQAVISNHPEAHVMVLLIDERPEEVTDMRRSIKAEVLASSSDRPTADHLKVAELALERARRLVEAGKDVVILLDSITRLARAYNKEIDNSGRTMSGGVDSRALERPKRIFGAARATEEAGSLTIIGTALIDTGSRMDEVIFEEFKGTGNSEVTLDRLLAEKRVFPAVNIAQSGTRKEEKLFTLREYEKVKKLRQMLFSVKPVEAMEALVKRLSRYTYNDEFLDEL, from the coding sequence ATGAGCGAAAACTCCGATAACCGCGACCCACGTGATGCCCCTCCGATGCCCGCGGCGGCCCGTCCCGTCCCTCCTCCGGAGGCCGATGACGACGGCGGCGACGATGGCGACGACGAGGGCGGCGACGAGGGAGACATCGCGGGCGGTGCCGCAGCGTCCGGTGGCGCCCCGGGAGGGCAGCCCGGGCAGGCAGGTGGCCGCCGCCGCCGCCGCCGTCGTCGTCGTCGTGGCGCGCAGGTGCTCTTCACGCCGGAGGGCCAGGCGTACCGCATGCAGCCCGGCGCCGACGGTCAGCAGGTCCAGGTCTTCCTGACGCCGCAGGAGTTGGAGCAGTACAAGCAGCGGCTGGCGCAGCAGCAGGCCCAGCAACAGCAGCCCCAGCAGCAGCAGCAACAGCAGCAGGGCCACGGCGGCGGACAGCCGCATCAGCGCCAGCACCACGGCGGCCAGCAGAACCCGCAGGCGCAGCAGTCCAACCTGGCGCCCGTGGAGGGCGTGCTGGACACGGAGGCCAAGGGCCCCAACGCGTTCCTGCGCCAGGTGAAGCGCAACCTGCTGGCGGCGCCGGACGACCCGGAGCTGCCCAAGAACCTGGTGCAGAAGCTGCGGCTGCGGCAGGGCCAGTACCTGACGGCCTTCGCGCAGATGCGCGGCCACAAGGGCATCATCCAGAAGGTCGACACGGTGGACGGCCGCCCGCTGGAGGGCGCGCCCCGGCTGCCCCACTTCGCGGACCTGACGTCGGTGGACCCCACCGAGCGGCTCAAGCTGGAGTGTGGCCACAAGGAGATGGTGACGCGGGTGCTGGACCTCATCTCGCCCATCGGCAAGGGGCAGCGCGCGCTCATCGTCGCGCCGCCCAAGACGGGCAAGACCATCATGCTCCAGCGCATCGCGCAGGCGGTCATCTCCAACCACCCGGAGGCGCACGTCATGGTGCTGCTCATCGACGAGCGGCCCGAGGAAGTGACGGACATGCGCCGCAGCATCAAGGCGGAGGTGCTCGCGTCCAGCTCGGACCGGCCCACCGCGGACCACCTCAAGGTGGCGGAGCTGGCCCTGGAGCGTGCCCGCCGACTGGTGGAGGCCGGCAAGGACGTGGTCATCCTGCTGGACTCGATCACGCGTCTGGCGCGCGCCTACAACAAGGAGATCGACAACTCGGGCCGCACCATGTCCGGCGGCGTGGACAGCCGCGCGCTGGAGCGCCCCAAGCGCATCTTCGGCGCCGCGCGCGCCACGGAAGAGGCGGGCTCGCTGACCATCATCGGCACGGCGCTCATCGACACCGGCAGCCGCATGGACGAGGTCATCTTCGAGGAGTTCAAGGGCACGGGTAACTCCGAAGTCACCTTGGACCGCCTCCTCGCGGAGAAGCGCGTGTTCCCCGCGGTGAACATCGCCCAGTCCGGCACGCGCAAGGAGGAGAAGCTCTTCACCCTGCGCGAGTACGAGAAGGTGAAGAAGCTGCGGCAGATGCTCTTCTCGGTGAAGCCGGTGGAGGCCATGGAAGCGCTCGTCAAGCGGCTCTCCCGGTACACCTACAACGACGAGTTCCTCGACGAGTTGTAG
- a CDS encoding inorganic diphosphatase codes for MSESPLLPPLPHAPEVLIECPRFSFVKRRADGSVDFVSPVPCPYNYGSIPGLMSGDGDPLDAVVLGSRLSRGQCVRVEVVAVLGFVDSGMPDPKVICAAQPMSGLERAGLEAFFRVYAFFKRGLHLVRGNSTDTRFTGWLPVPRAAEATVRPAP; via the coding sequence GTGTCCGAGTCGCCGCTCCTCCCTCCGCTGCCTCACGCACCCGAGGTCCTCATCGAGTGCCCGCGCTTCTCGTTCGTGAAGCGGCGCGCGGATGGCTCGGTGGACTTCGTGTCGCCCGTGCCGTGCCCCTACAACTACGGCAGCATCCCGGGCCTCATGTCGGGGGATGGAGACCCCCTCGACGCGGTGGTGCTGGGCTCGCGGCTGTCGCGAGGACAGTGTGTCCGCGTGGAGGTGGTGGCGGTGCTGGGCTTCGTCGACTCGGGGATGCCGGACCCGAAGGTGATTTGCGCCGCCCAGCCCATGAGCGGCCTCGAGCGCGCGGGACTGGAGGCCTTCTTCCGCGTCTACGCGTTCTTCAAGCGCGGCCTGCACCTGGTGCGCGGAAACTCGACGGACACGCGCTTCACCGGATGGCTGCCGGTGCCGCGCGCCGCCGAGGCTACAGTACGCCCCGCGCCTTGA